Proteins from a genomic interval of Kitasatospora herbaricolor:
- a CDS encoding sigma-70 family RNA polymerase sigma factor encodes MTDVPPPGSPREDSGRQIPPVPGEGAPEEEPDAGADATEVFLGHRELLFSIVYNMLGSVADTEDVLQEAWLAWAARARAAGRAEADRIEHPRAYLVRIAVNKALARQAVISRRRETYIGPWLPEPLPTTLADGRRPPEEGGEAVDRAESVSMALLVVLETLTPLERAVFVLHEVFGYAHTETAEILGRRPSAVRQLAHRAREHVRARRPRYQADPGLRQQVTQRFAAAVYDGDLPALLRLLAPDVTLWADGGGKAVAAGLRPLHGRDKVARLLTRRGPGLAPRLDIRFQQVNGGPSAVLLIAGSPFAVLVLDLDPDGETVRGIYFVTNPDKLARLDPATGRA; translated from the coding sequence ATGACCGACGTCCCACCGCCCGGCAGCCCCCGGGAGGACAGCGGGCGGCAGATCCCGCCGGTGCCGGGGGAGGGCGCGCCCGAGGAGGAGCCCGACGCCGGGGCCGACGCCACCGAGGTGTTCCTCGGGCACCGTGAACTGCTGTTCTCGATCGTCTACAACATGCTCGGCAGCGTCGCCGACACCGAGGACGTGCTCCAGGAGGCCTGGCTGGCCTGGGCGGCGCGGGCCCGGGCGGCCGGCAGGGCCGAGGCCGACCGGATCGAGCACCCCCGGGCCTACCTGGTCCGGATCGCGGTCAACAAGGCCCTGGCCCGGCAGGCCGTGATCAGCCGCCGCCGGGAGACCTACATCGGCCCCTGGCTGCCGGAGCCGTTGCCCACCACCCTCGCCGACGGCCGGCGGCCGCCCGAGGAGGGCGGCGAAGCCGTGGACCGGGCCGAATCGGTGTCGATGGCCCTGCTGGTGGTGCTGGAGACCCTCACCCCGCTGGAGCGCGCCGTCTTCGTCCTGCACGAGGTCTTCGGCTACGCCCACACCGAGACCGCCGAGATCCTCGGCCGCCGCCCCTCGGCGGTCCGCCAGCTCGCCCACCGCGCCCGCGAGCACGTCCGGGCCCGCCGTCCCCGCTACCAGGCCGACCCCGGGCTGCGGCAGCAGGTCACCCAGCGCTTCGCGGCGGCGGTGTACGACGGGGACCTCCCGGCGCTGCTGCGGCTGCTGGCCCCGGACGTCACGCTCTGGGCGGACGGCGGCGGCAAGGCCGTCGCGGCCGGGCTGCGGCCGCTGCACGGCCGGGACAAGGTCGCCCGTCTGCTGACGCGCCGGGGGCCGGGCCTGGCCCCCCGGCTGGACATCCGCTTCCAGCAGGTCAACGGCGGCCCCTCGGCGGTCCTCCTGATCGCCGGCTCGCCCTTCGCCGTGCTGGTGCTGGACCTCGACCCGGACGGCGAGACGGTCCGCGGCATCTACTTCGTGACCAACCCCGACAAGCTCGCCCGGCTCGACCCGGCCACCGGTCGGGCCTGA
- a CDS encoding BBE domain-containing protein, protein MSQDISRRGLLGTAGAVAAGASLGVFATGARADSAVPAPGGPADSGAQLRVLPGDGRYQALSQGFNQRWTSEPRYIQLITSDAEAVAALNGALRQGLRPTVRSGGHCYEDFVENTGGAILDLSLRKGVGRARDKYGRTAYCVEAGASLWDVYTELFRKYDVTIPGGSCYSVGAGGHICGGGYGVLNRRDGLTVDHLVQVDVVTVRDGRAEITSAHRDDPEGSDTAHLFWAHTGGGGGNFGVVLRYWFTERLPTPPPRVWLSSIAWPWVDLLKNPDDFPRLLANYGEFFAAHSGPDEQVYQDLFSILKLTHKSNGNIALFTEWVRDDVGPLDEFLRAMQAGLTTGATVQTTGAGGLFLPLPEKRRQMPWMEATMTLNGSGANQRGKYKSAYHRKPFSAGNVTGIWNWLTRDDPGVDLTQTLVQIDSYGCRTNAVDPCATAVPQRDSFMKLQYQTYWTSPAQDQAHLDFLSGFYREVYAETGGVPEISDAAHDLGTDGAYVNYPDVDLGTTADPAPLYPRLYYKQNYSRLQLAKGIWDRGNVFHHQQSVSATGSTPGG, encoded by the coding sequence ATGAGCCAAGACATTTCCCGACGAGGACTCCTGGGCACGGCGGGGGCGGTGGCCGCCGGAGCCTCGCTCGGAGTGTTCGCCACCGGCGCCCGGGCCGACTCCGCCGTCCCCGCGCCGGGCGGGCCGGCCGATTCCGGCGCGCAGCTGCGGGTGCTCCCCGGTGACGGGCGCTACCAGGCCCTCAGCCAGGGCTTCAACCAGCGCTGGACCAGCGAGCCGCGCTACATCCAGCTGATCACCAGCGACGCGGAGGCGGTCGCCGCCCTCAACGGCGCCCTGCGCCAGGGCCTGCGGCCCACCGTGCGCAGCGGCGGCCACTGCTACGAGGACTTCGTCGAGAACACCGGCGGCGCCATCCTGGACCTCAGCCTGCGGAAGGGTGTCGGCCGGGCCCGCGACAAGTACGGCCGGACCGCCTACTGCGTGGAGGCCGGGGCCAGCCTCTGGGACGTGTACACCGAACTGTTCCGCAAGTACGACGTGACGATTCCGGGCGGGTCCTGCTACTCGGTCGGGGCCGGCGGCCACATCTGCGGGGGCGGCTACGGCGTCCTCAACCGGCGCGACGGGCTCACCGTCGACCACCTCGTCCAGGTCGACGTGGTGACCGTCAGGGACGGCCGGGCCGAGATCACCAGCGCCCACCGCGACGACCCGGAGGGCTCGGACACCGCCCACCTGTTCTGGGCGCACACCGGCGGCGGGGGAGGGAACTTCGGTGTGGTGCTGCGGTACTGGTTCACCGAGAGGCTGCCGACCCCGCCGCCGCGGGTCTGGCTCAGCAGCATCGCCTGGCCGTGGGTCGACCTGCTGAAGAACCCGGACGACTTCCCCCGGCTGCTCGCCAACTACGGCGAGTTCTTCGCCGCCCACAGCGGCCCGGACGAGCAGGTCTACCAGGACCTCTTCAGCATCCTGAAGCTCACCCACAAGAGCAACGGCAACATCGCGCTGTTCACCGAGTGGGTCCGCGACGACGTCGGCCCGCTGGACGAGTTCCTGCGGGCGATGCAGGCCGGACTGACCACCGGTGCCACCGTCCAGACGACCGGCGCGGGCGGCCTGTTCCTCCCGCTGCCGGAGAAGCGCCGGCAGATGCCGTGGATGGAGGCGACCATGACGCTGAACGGGTCGGGCGCCAACCAGCGGGGCAAGTACAAGTCCGCCTACCACCGCAAGCCCTTCTCGGCCGGGAACGTGACGGGCATCTGGAACTGGCTGACCCGGGACGACCCGGGCGTCGACCTGACCCAGACCCTGGTCCAGATCGACTCCTACGGCTGCCGGACGAACGCCGTCGACCCTTGCGCGACCGCCGTCCCGCAGCGGGACTCGTTCATGAAGCTGCAGTACCAGACGTACTGGACCAGCCCCGCCCAGGACCAGGCGCACCTGGACTTCCTCAGCGGCTTCTACCGGGAGGTCTACGCCGAGACCGGCGGCGTGCCCGAGATCAGCGACGCCGCCCACGACCTGGGCACCGACGGCGCGTACGTCAACTACCCGGACGTCGACCTCGGCACCACCGCCGACCCGGCCCCGCTCTACCCGCGGCTGTACTACAAGCAGAACTACTCGCGGCTGCAGCTGGCGAAGGGCATCTGGGACCGCGGGAACGTCTTCCACCACCAGCAGTCCGTCTCCGCCACCGGCAGCACCCCGGGCGGCTGA
- a CDS encoding VOC family protein → MATRLVQINMKAQDDSTLGRFWAQALGWGVDSEGPGVTNLEPVGFAYPDPVAVCIDIVARPEPKTGKNRVHLDLATTSTAHQAELVARLRDLGATLADVGQGDVPWTVMADPEGNEFCVLEPRPIYRDTGPIAAVVVDCTDPRGMARFWDEAMDWTPHEVTDHHASMRSAQGVGPYLEFVRTPDTKSGWNRVHLDVCPYPGDDPAVEEARLRALGATDPDHDRSAISWTVLADPEGNEFCLLSPR, encoded by the coding sequence ATGGCAACGAGACTCGTGCAGATCAACATGAAGGCCCAGGACGACTCGACCCTCGGCCGGTTCTGGGCGCAGGCACTGGGCTGGGGCGTCGACAGCGAGGGCCCGGGCGTGACCAACCTCGAACCCGTGGGCTTCGCCTATCCCGACCCCGTGGCCGTCTGCATCGACATCGTCGCCCGCCCGGAACCCAAAACGGGGAAGAACCGGGTGCACCTCGATCTGGCCACCACCTCGACCGCCCACCAGGCGGAGTTGGTCGCGCGCCTGAGGGACCTCGGCGCGACGCTCGCCGACGTGGGTCAGGGCGACGTCCCCTGGACGGTCATGGCCGACCCGGAGGGCAACGAGTTCTGCGTCCTGGAGCCCCGCCCGATCTACCGGGACACCGGGCCGATCGCCGCGGTGGTGGTCGACTGCACCGACCCTCGGGGGATGGCCCGGTTCTGGGACGAGGCGATGGACTGGACGCCGCACGAGGTCACCGACCACCACGCGTCCATGCGTTCCGCCCAAGGCGTCGGCCCCTACCTGGAGTTCGTCCGCACCCCGGACACCAAGAGCGGGTGGAACCGCGTCCACCTCGACGTCTGCCCCTACCCCGGTGACGACCCGGCGGTGGAGGAGGCCCGACTGCGGGCCCTGGGCGCCACCGACCCCGACCACGACCGGTCCGCGATCTCCTGGACGGTTCTGGCCGACCCGGAGGGCAACGAGTTCTGCCTGCTGAGCCCTCGCTGA
- a CDS encoding carbohydrate binding domain-containing protein: MARAHHRRTTPRRAKLLALTAASALAAGTLVTVAVNASAADTNLLADPGFESGSLGAWSCSGGTGSVVGSPARTGSYALKGAASNSDTAQCGQSVAVKPSTTYTLSAWVQGAYVYLGATGSGVTDPATWTPGGGNWQQLSTSFTTGAATTSVTVYLHGWYGQGAYSADDVVLSGPGGNPTTPPTSPAPTSAPPTATATPTATSTPTAPVPNVPVPVAPYVDMGAWPTPSLPAMATAGNLKSFTMGFVTGVGCKASWFNAYDPRTGWAKDQIDALRAKGGDVKVSFGGASGTELAAACGSVDALFAEYDAVVKAYGLKYVDFDIEGAAIADTASNDRRSAALAKLQKANPGLKVSFTLPVLPEGLTAEGVAIVRSARDAGVDVNLVNVMAMDYYRAGSDYGDAAVQAAQGTYNQLKALYPAKSDAQLWSAVGVTPMIGENDDHQIYNQADAQQLVSFAKSHHLGVLAFWDATRDANACTGALYKCTNIAQQPYEFSKIFAQYTG, encoded by the coding sequence ATGGCCCGCGCGCATCACCGCCGGACAACTCCCCGGCGCGCCAAGCTCCTTGCCCTCACCGCCGCCTCGGCGCTCGCCGCCGGCACCCTGGTCACCGTCGCCGTCAACGCCAGCGCCGCCGACACCAACCTGCTCGCCGACCCCGGCTTCGAGAGCGGCTCGCTGGGCGCCTGGAGCTGCTCGGGCGGCACCGGCTCGGTCGTCGGCAGCCCGGCCCGCACCGGCTCGTACGCCCTGAAGGGGGCGGCGAGCAACAGCGACACCGCCCAGTGCGGCCAGAGCGTCGCGGTGAAACCCAGCACCACGTACACGCTCAGCGCCTGGGTGCAGGGCGCCTACGTCTACCTCGGCGCCACCGGCAGCGGCGTCACCGACCCGGCCACCTGGACCCCGGGCGGCGGCAACTGGCAGCAGCTGTCGACCAGTTTCACCACCGGCGCGGCCACCACCAGCGTCACGGTCTACCTGCACGGCTGGTACGGGCAGGGTGCGTACAGCGCCGACGACGTGGTGCTCAGCGGCCCCGGCGGCAACCCCACCACTCCGCCGACCAGCCCCGCGCCGACCAGTGCCCCGCCGACCGCGACCGCCACGCCGACGGCCACCAGCACGCCGACCGCGCCCGTCCCCAACGTCCCGGTGCCGGTCGCGCCGTACGTCGACATGGGTGCCTGGCCCACCCCCTCGCTGCCCGCGATGGCGACCGCCGGCAACCTCAAGTCCTTCACCATGGGATTCGTCACCGGCGTCGGCTGCAAGGCCAGCTGGTTCAACGCCTACGACCCGCGGACGGGCTGGGCCAAGGACCAGATCGACGCCCTGCGGGCGAAGGGCGGTGACGTCAAGGTGTCCTTCGGCGGCGCCAGCGGCACCGAACTCGCCGCCGCCTGCGGCTCGGTGGACGCGCTGTTCGCCGAGTACGACGCCGTCGTCAAGGCCTACGGCCTGAAGTACGTCGACTTCGACATCGAGGGCGCGGCGATCGCCGACACCGCCTCCAACGACCGGCGCTCGGCCGCCCTGGCCAAGCTGCAGAAGGCCAACCCGGGCCTGAAGGTCTCCTTCACGCTGCCCGTCCTGCCGGAGGGGCTGACCGCCGAGGGCGTCGCCATCGTCCGCTCGGCCCGTGACGCCGGGGTCGACGTCAACCTGGTCAACGTGATGGCGATGGACTACTACCGCGCCGGCTCCGACTACGGGGACGCCGCGGTGCAGGCCGCCCAGGGCACCTACAACCAGCTCAAGGCGCTCTACCCGGCCAAGAGCGACGCCCAGCTGTGGTCCGCCGTCGGGGTCACCCCGATGATCGGCGAGAACGACGACCACCAGATCTACAACCAGGCGGACGCCCAGCAGTTGGTCTCCTTCGCCAAGTCGCACCACCTGGGCGTGCTGGCCTTCTGGGACGCCACCCGGGACGCCAACGCCTGCACCGGCGCGCTCTACAAGTGCACCAACATCGCGCAGCAGCCGTACGAGTTCTCGAAGATCTTCGCGCAGTACACCGGCTGA
- a CDS encoding LysE family translocator, producing MIGAGAVAGIAVVAFGMVLTPGPNMIYLVSRSVAQGRRAGLISLAGVGLGFLTYLFAATAGIAAVFALVPEIYLTIKLAGAGYLLWLAWKAVRPGGDSAFAPRELKSDPPARLFAMGLLTCLLNPKIAILYVSLLPQFVEPQRGHVGVQSLLLGLTQIVVGLTMNGVFVLTAGSVSAFFARRPLWTRVHRYLMGTALAAFAVRIAADRSRAVVAAP from the coding sequence GTGATCGGTGCCGGGGCGGTGGCGGGGATCGCGGTGGTGGCCTTCGGGATGGTGCTCACACCGGGGCCGAACATGATCTACCTGGTGTCGCGCTCGGTGGCGCAGGGCCGCCGGGCCGGGCTGATCTCGCTGGCCGGTGTCGGGTTGGGCTTCCTGACCTACCTGTTCGCGGCCACCGCCGGCATCGCCGCGGTGTTCGCGCTCGTCCCCGAGATCTACCTGACGATCAAGCTGGCCGGCGCCGGCTACCTGCTCTGGCTCGCCTGGAAGGCCGTCCGGCCCGGCGGGGACTCGGCGTTCGCCCCGCGCGAGCTGAAGTCCGACCCGCCCGCCCGGCTGTTCGCCATGGGGCTGCTGACCTGCCTGCTGAACCCGAAGATCGCGATCCTGTACGTGTCGCTGCTGCCCCAGTTCGTGGAGCCGCAGCGCGGCCACGTCGGGGTGCAGAGCCTGCTGCTGGGCCTCACCCAGATCGTGGTCGGCCTCACCATGAACGGTGTCTTCGTGCTGACGGCCGGCTCGGTGTCGGCCTTCTTCGCCCGCCGCCCGCTCTGGACCAGGGTGCACCGCTACCTGATGGGCACGGCGCTGGCGGCCTTCGCCGTGCGGATCGCCGCCGACCGCTCGCGGGCCGTCGTCGCCGCGCCCTGA
- a CDS encoding site-specific integrase, with translation MHLGLRDLRRAHAALAARAGDLSPERLRQYVAVLGELERAAAAGDLPADPRAPLTTAQLDTFLEHAEAGRYRAATTAAGPTSASTNRVRVGCLNRLSEQAGHPYDLRHRTPAPPLKPGTSTREATALRAYLRAQNRRPLLDDGHARILAAIGICLDTGGRSGELAAIRLADLTPGLRAVRLRPNPQRLAGPGTGPGEPIGLSAPTRGALARYLPVRERLVAALRAWYALHPDQGVDPHHDFLFVSLLPNHTGRPSVEGGTPRRPEGVPLQPQGLRRALDRAALRINAGRPRARPLPTMEQLRRIIDGPPGTG, from the coding sequence ATGCACCTCGGGCTGCGGGACCTGCGCCGGGCCCACGCCGCCCTCGCCGCCCGGGCCGGCGACCTGTCCCCTGAGCGCCTGCGACAGTACGTCGCGGTGCTGGGGGAGCTGGAGCGCGCGGCCGCCGCCGGCGACCTGCCCGCCGACCCGCGCGCGCCCCTCACCACGGCCCAGCTCGACACCTTCCTGGAGCACGCCGAGGCCGGCCGCTACCGCGCGGCGACGACGGCCGCCGGCCCGACCTCCGCGTCCACCAACCGCGTCCGGGTCGGCTGCCTCAACCGCCTCTCCGAGCAGGCCGGCCACCCCTACGACCTCCGGCACCGCACGCCGGCTCCGCCCCTGAAGCCGGGGACGTCCACCCGCGAGGCCACCGCCCTGCGCGCGTACCTGCGCGCGCAGAACCGGCGGCCGCTGCTGGACGACGGGCACGCCCGCATCCTCGCCGCGATCGGCATCTGCCTGGACACCGGCGGCCGCTCGGGCGAGCTCGCCGCGATCCGGCTGGCCGACCTCACGCCCGGCCTGCGCGCCGTACGGCTGCGCCCCAACCCGCAGCGGCTCGCCGGCCCCGGCACCGGGCCGGGCGAGCCGATCGGGCTGTCCGCGCCCACCCGGGGCGCCCTCGCCCGCTACCTCCCCGTCCGCGAGCGCCTGGTGGCGGCCCTGCGGGCCTGGTACGCGCTGCACCCCGATCAGGGCGTCGACCCGCACCACGACTTCCTCTTCGTCTCGCTGCTGCCGAACCACACCGGCCGGCCGAGCGTGGAGGGCGGTACGCCCCGGCGCCCCGAGGGGGTGCCGCTCCAGCCGCAGGGCCTGCGCCGGGCGCTCGACCGGGCGGCGCTCCGGATCAACGCGGGCCGGCCGCGCGCCCGGCCGCTGCCGACCATGGAGCAGTTGCGGCGGATCATCGACGGGCCCCCCGGCACCGGCTAG
- a CDS encoding SDR family oxidoreductase translates to MTRNGPDGPTAEGVPTADELAAFSRTLGRLRALPVTHPARWRAEQEAGSFVREGRKRRRQAGRERERRADAALVEATATGARDRREDAPLTLPSEAAPVGKYLRHRRCYVCKSTYRQADRFYHSLCPPCARDNARRRGLSTDLRGRRVLLTGGRVKIGFQLALMMLRDGAELIVTSRFPHDTLRRFRAAPGSAGWLDRLSVVGIDLRDPRQVLGLCEGLRADGRPLDILVNNAAQTLRRPPQSYALLAAGEHRALPSEAARAVTHAPGFRPMPALAPAWPAAELDARAVLPLPRTGPLAAHPPAPAADEAGLLPDPAPANSWSVRLGDLDPSELLETQLVNALAPALLCDRLLPLLLASPHPRRYIVNVTAVEGRFAVRNKSAGHPHTNMAKAALNMLTRTSAAELAAQDVHMCAVDTGWITDENPAPKKSRIADRGFRTPLDIVDGAARVYDPIVRGEAGAPVSGVFLKDYREARW, encoded by the coding sequence ATGACCCGGAACGGGCCGGACGGCCCCACGGCCGAAGGCGTCCCGACGGCGGACGAACTCGCCGCGTTCTCCCGCACCCTCGGACGGCTGCGGGCCCTGCCCGTCACCCACCCGGCGAGGTGGCGCGCCGAGCAGGAGGCCGGCTCCTTCGTCCGGGAAGGTCGCAAGCGGCGGCGGCAGGCGGGCCGGGAGCGGGAGCGCCGGGCGGACGCCGCGCTGGTCGAGGCCACCGCGACCGGCGCACGCGACCGGCGGGAGGACGCGCCGCTCACCCTGCCGTCCGAGGCCGCCCCGGTCGGCAAGTACCTCCGGCACCGGCGTTGCTACGTCTGCAAGTCGACATACCGTCAGGCCGACCGCTTCTACCACTCGCTCTGCCCGCCCTGCGCCCGCGACAACGCCCGGCGGCGCGGGCTGAGCACCGACCTGCGCGGGCGCCGCGTCCTGCTCACCGGCGGCCGGGTCAAGATCGGGTTCCAGCTGGCCCTGATGATGCTCCGGGACGGCGCCGAACTCATCGTCACCAGCCGCTTCCCGCACGACACCCTGCGCCGGTTCCGGGCCGCCCCCGGCAGCGCCGGATGGCTGGACCGGCTCTCCGTCGTCGGCATCGACCTGCGCGACCCCCGCCAGGTGCTCGGCCTCTGCGAAGGCCTGCGCGCGGACGGCCGCCCGCTCGACATCCTGGTCAACAACGCCGCCCAGACCCTGCGCCGGCCGCCTCAGTCCTACGCCCTGCTGGCCGCCGGCGAGCACCGCGCCCTGCCCTCCGAAGCCGCCCGCGCGGTCACCCACGCCCCCGGGTTCCGCCCGATGCCCGCACTGGCACCCGCCTGGCCCGCCGCCGAACTGGACGCCCGCGCGGTCCTGCCCCTCCCCCGCACCGGGCCGCTCGCCGCGCACCCGCCGGCACCGGCGGCGGACGAGGCCGGGCTGCTGCCCGACCCGGCGCCCGCCAACTCCTGGTCGGTCCGGCTCGGCGACCTGGACCCGTCCGAGCTGCTGGAGACCCAGCTGGTCAACGCGCTGGCCCCGGCCCTGCTCTGCGACCGGCTGCTCCCGCTGCTGCTCGCCTCCCCGCACCCCCGCCGCTACATCGTCAACGTCACGGCCGTGGAGGGGCGGTTCGCCGTCCGCAACAAGTCGGCCGGCCACCCGCACACCAACATGGCCAAGGCCGCCCTCAACATGCTCACCCGCACCAGTGCCGCCGAACTCGCCGCCCAGGACGTCCACATGTGCGCGGTGGACACCGGCTGGATCACCGACGAGAACCCGGCGCCGAAGAAGTCCAGGATCGCCGACCGGGGCTTCCGGACCCCGCTGGACATCGTCGACGGCGCCGCCCGGGTCTACGACCCGATCGTCCGCGGCGAGGCCGGGGCGCCGGTCTCCGGGGTGTTCCTCAAGGACTACCGGGAGGCCCGGTGGTGA
- a CDS encoding reductase encodes MKLLVLGGTEFVGRAVADDALARGWDVTVLHRGHHPPPAGVTALHGDRTAPGGLAALAGGEWDVVVDTWHAAPSAVRDSARLLADRAGHYAYVSSRSVYAFPTPAGGAEDAALVEGSPDAGPVEYPAAKRGGELAAEAAFGGRALLVRAGLILGPGENVGRLPWWLDRIARGGRVLAPGPPGLTVQYIDARDLAAWTLDASVRGLGGAYNVVGRPGETTMGDLLETCAQVTGSGADLRWSDPGRIVDAGIEPWTDLPVWVPPGELHDTMHRGDVTRAFAAGLRIRPLAETVADTWEWLRRRRAEGLAEGGPIREDLSRCGLDPDTEARFLRGE; translated from the coding sequence ATGAAGCTACTGGTACTGGGCGGGACGGAGTTCGTGGGCCGGGCCGTCGCGGACGACGCACTGGCACGCGGCTGGGACGTCACCGTCCTGCACCGCGGCCACCACCCACCGCCGGCGGGCGTCACCGCCCTGCACGGCGACCGGACGGCGCCGGGCGGCCTGGCCGCGCTCGCCGGGGGCGAGTGGGACGTCGTCGTCGACACCTGGCACGCCGCGCCGTCCGCCGTCCGGGACAGCGCCCGGCTGCTCGCCGACCGGGCCGGGCACTACGCGTACGTCTCCAGCCGGTCGGTCTACGCCTTTCCGACGCCGGCCGGCGGCGCCGAGGACGCCGCCCTGGTCGAGGGTTCGCCGGACGCCGGCCCGGTGGAGTACCCGGCGGCCAAGCGGGGCGGCGAACTCGCCGCCGAGGCGGCCTTCGGCGGCCGGGCGCTGCTGGTCCGGGCCGGGCTGATCCTCGGCCCCGGCGAGAACGTCGGCCGGCTGCCCTGGTGGCTCGACCGGATCGCCCGGGGCGGCCGGGTGCTCGCCCCGGGGCCGCCCGGGCTGACCGTCCAGTACATCGACGCCCGCGACCTCGCGGCCTGGACCCTGGACGCCTCGGTGCGCGGCCTCGGCGGTGCGTACAACGTGGTCGGCCGGCCCGGGGAGACCACCATGGGCGACCTGCTGGAGACCTGCGCGCAGGTCACCGGGAGCGGCGCCGACCTGCGCTGGAGCGACCCGGGGCGGATCGTCGACGCCGGCATCGAACCGTGGACCGACCTGCCGGTCTGGGTCCCGCCGGGCGAGCTGCACGACACCATGCACCGGGGTGACGTCACCAGGGCGTTCGCCGCCGGCCTGCGGATCCGCCCGCTAGCGGAGACCGTCGCCGACACCTGGGAGTGGCTCCGGCGCCGCCGCGCGGAGGGCCTGGCGGAGGGCGGCCCGATCCGCGAGGACCTCAGCCGCTGCGGCCTGGACCCGGACACCGAGGCGCGGTTCCTGCGCGGGGAGTAG
- a CDS encoding RidA family protein, protein MTESQLTYIAAPEGVAPGTGYTQVVTGTGRLVAVSGQVALDERGQLVGAGDPAAQTRQVFENLRRCLAAAGATFDDVVKLTYFVTDIGHLPAIRPVRDEFVDPGRLPASSAVQVAALFRPELLLEVEAFAVVPEPPC, encoded by the coding sequence ATGACCGAATCGCAGCTCACGTACATCGCGGCCCCCGAGGGTGTCGCCCCGGGCACGGGTTACACCCAGGTCGTCACCGGGACGGGCCGCCTGGTCGCCGTCTCCGGGCAGGTGGCCCTCGACGAGCGGGGGCAGTTGGTGGGTGCGGGCGATCCGGCCGCGCAGACCCGGCAGGTGTTCGAGAACCTGCGCCGGTGCCTGGCCGCCGCCGGCGCGACCTTCGACGACGTCGTCAAGCTCACCTACTTCGTCACCGACATCGGTCACCTGCCGGCGATCCGGCCCGTCCGGGACGAGTTCGTCGACCCCGGGCGGCTGCCCGCCAGCTCGGCCGTGCAGGTCGCCGCCCTGTTCCGCCCCGAACTGCTGCTGGAGGTGGAGGCGTTCGCCGTGGTCCCCGAGCCGCCCTGCTGA
- a CDS encoding NUDIX hydrolase, with product MTDTTETATELTDLASRFPLLHAPQRWTWGGYDAQFSSALPPDELITNIHVVGFSDDRVVLCRDARGHWFLPGGTREAGESVESCLARELREEAGARLTGPPVWIGAHRCVTDDPVPYRPWQPHPEKAWLWGWAEVDVDSAPTNPADGEEVVEVRAVDPEEAGRLLVRAREGWWRELVQLAVESHSRP from the coding sequence ATGACGGATACCACGGAAACCGCGACGGAACTCACCGACCTGGCCTCCCGGTTCCCGCTGCTGCATGCCCCGCAGCGCTGGACCTGGGGTGGTTACGACGCCCAGTTCTCGTCGGCCCTCCCGCCGGACGAGTTGATCACCAACATTCACGTGGTCGGGTTCTCCGACGACCGGGTGGTGCTCTGCCGCGACGCCCGCGGCCACTGGTTCCTCCCGGGCGGCACCCGGGAGGCGGGCGAGAGCGTCGAGTCCTGCCTGGCCCGCGAGTTGCGCGAGGAGGCCGGCGCCCGGCTGACCGGCCCGCCGGTCTGGATCGGCGCGCACAGATGCGTGACGGACGACCCCGTCCCGTACCGGCCGTGGCAGCCGCACCCGGAGAAGGCCTGGCTCTGGGGATGGGCCGAGGTCGACGTCGACTCGGCGCCGACCAACCCGGCCGACGGCGAGGAGGTCGTCGAGGTGCGGGCGGTCGACCCGGAGGAGGCCGGGCGCCTGCTGGTACGGGCTCGCGAGGGCTGGTGGCGGGAGCTCGTCCAGCTCGCGGTGGAGTCGCACTCGCGACCCTGA
- a CDS encoding transglycosylase family protein, with product MIFRNETAAATTRTAVKRNRVRTALMAGAVLALPVAGLVTANSASAAPASTWDKVAQCEATGNWAINSGNGFYGGLQFTSSTWAAFGGTAYAPQAHQATKAQQIAIGEKVLAAQGPGAWPVCSVKAGLTK from the coding sequence ATGATCTTCCGTAACGAGACCGCCGCTGCCACCACCAGGACCGCCGTCAAGCGCAACCGTGTGCGGACGGCCCTGATGGCGGGCGCCGTGCTGGCCCTGCCGGTGGCAGGCCTCGTCACGGCCAACTCCGCCTCCGCCGCTCCGGCGTCGACCTGGGACAAGGTCGCGCAGTGCGAGGCGACCGGCAACTGGGCGATCAACTCGGGCAACGGCTTCTACGGCGGTCTGCAGTTCACCTCCTCCACCTGGGCGGCGTTCGGCGGCACCGCGTACGCCCCGCAGGCGCACCAGGCCACCAAGGCGCAGCAGATCGCCATCGGCGAGAAGGTCCTCGCCGCCCAGGGCCCCGGCGCCTGGCCGGTCTGCTCGGTCAAGGCCGGCCTCACCAAGTAG